One window of Fundidesulfovibrio putealis DSM 16056 genomic DNA carries:
- a CDS encoding rhodanese-like domain-containing protein — MAFRFFLALVMAAALLAANVAGSYAKDMFEEEVDKEAVSVKLAREAVAGGYPLVTVDELKKMVDEKKPMLIVDTMPYEASFKKEHIPGALSFEFPIEPLAQWDPAKTGGKSQADFEKLLGPDKGKLIVFYCGFVKCTRSHNGAIWAKKLGYTNVVRLPGGIYAWKGAKFPAEEVK; from the coding sequence ATGGCGTTTCGTTTTTTCCTGGCACTGGTGATGGCTGCCGCCCTGCTGGCGGCGAACGTGGCCGGTTCCTACGCGAAGGACATGTTCGAGGAGGAAGTGGACAAGGAAGCCGTGTCCGTGAAGCTGGCGCGCGAGGCCGTGGCCGGAGGCTACCCGCTGGTCACCGTGGACGAGCTCAAGAAGATGGTGGACGAGAAGAAGCCCATGCTGATCGTGGACACCATGCCCTACGAGGCCAGCTTCAAGAAGGAGCACATCCCCGGCGCATTGAGCTTCGAGTTCCCCATCGAGCCCCTGGCCCAGTGGGACCCGGCCAAGACCGGCGGCAAGTCCCAGGCTGATTTCGAGAAGCTGCTCGGACCCGACAAGGGCAAGCTGATCGTGTTCTACTGCGGCTTCGTCAAGTGCACCCGCAGCCACAACGGAGCCATCTGGGCCAAGAAGCTGGGCTACACCAACGTGGTGCGCCTGCCCGGCGGCATCTATGCCTGGAAG